The proteins below come from a single Xyrauchen texanus isolate HMW12.3.18 chromosome 3, RBS_HiC_50CHRs, whole genome shotgun sequence genomic window:
- the snrnp27 gene encoding U4/U6.U5 small nuclear ribonucleoprotein 27 kDa protein, protein MVRSKSRTPPRRERRRSRSSSRDRERRRRERERSRSRDRDRRRSRSRSPHRRRSRSPRRHRSSSQSPVRQKDRREDEKEGKEKPAKIHQISAEDMQGKTEEEIEMMKLMGFGSFESTKGKKQDGSANASAINVSQKRKYRQYMNRKGGFNRPLDFIA, encoded by the exons ATGGTGAGAAGCAAGAGCCGAACACCACCACGGCGAG AGAGACGTCGTTCACGCTCATCCTCAAGAGATCGCGAGCGGAGGCGCAGGGAGCGCGAGAGGTCCCGGTCGCGTGACAGAGACAGACGGAGGTCGCGCTCACGCTCCCCTCACAGGCGCAGATCCAG ATCTCCACGGCGACACCGCTCCTCCTCCCAGTCTCCAGTGCGGCAGAAGGACAGACGGGAAGATGAAAAGGAAGGGAAGGAAAAACCTGCAAAGATCCATCAAATATCAG CTGAAGACATGCAGGGAAAGACAGAGGAGGAAATAGAGATGATGAAACTGATGGGGTTTGGATCCTTTGAAAGCACAAAG GGTAAGAAGCAAGATGGTTCTGCTAATGCATCTGCGATCAATGTGTCTCAGAAGAGAAAATACAG GCAATACATGAACAGGAAAGGTGGTTTCAACAGACCTTTGGATTTTATTGCCTGA